In Dermacentor albipictus isolate Rhodes 1998 colony chromosome 6, USDA_Dalb.pri_finalv2, whole genome shotgun sequence, the following proteins share a genomic window:
- the LOC139046975 gene encoding uncharacterized protein: protein MCDVLEATSCYWDTAVKYVARNIVFKLAAETAHLKKLCDMKKALPPVSHCAPLYAGCSEEVRRHFAVPENGYRIVQKDLMDRAKCEGLGVLNSCIDSSAVLRSCRISLALEPTVENAHNNFKAASTLRRCLRDVLSSCSKGEHHYAKDHIINSYGLALTELFWDNSASMLQAVSSAWTTTIKVNDTDGNPTLTPALQSGAAVRLPLGPLLLLLITLSGIYAV, encoded by the exons ATGTGCGACGTTCTCGAAGCAACCTCCTGCTATTGGGATACAGCAGTTAAGTACGTCGCAAGGAACATAGTTTTCAAGCTCGCAGCCGAGACAGCGCACCTGAAGAAGCTATGTGACAT GAAGAAAGCGTTGCCGCCTGTGTCACACTGCGCGCCCTTGTATGCCGGATGCAGCGAAGAGGTTCGAAGGCACTTCGCAGTACCTGAGAACGGTTACCGCATAGTGCAAAAAGACCTTATGGATCGGGCCAAATGTGAAG GACTGGGCGTACTGAACTCCTGCATCGACTCATCTGCTGTGCTACGAAGTTGCCGTATTAGTCTTGCCTTGGAACCTACGGTTGAGAATGCTCACAATAACTTCAA GGCTGCATCGACCCTGCGTCGCTGCCTCCGTGACGTTCTGTCATCCTGCTCGAAGGGAGAACACCACTACGCCAAGGACCACATTATCAATTCGTACGGACTGGCCTTGACGGAACTCTTTTGGGATAACAGTGCGTCCATGCTCCAGGCCGTATCATCTGCTTGGACTACGACAATCAAGGTTAATGATACTGACGGCAACCCTACCCTAACACCAGCATTGCAAAGCGGTGCTGCCGTAAGGCTGCCCCTCGGTCCCTTGCTTCTCCTCCTGATCACCCTATCTGGCATATATGCCGTCTAG